A window of Bos taurus isolate L1 Dominette 01449 registration number 42190680 breed Hereford chromosome 8, ARS-UCD2.0, whole genome shotgun sequence contains these coding sequences:
- the TPD52L3 gene encoding tumor protein D55: MDPSCLESHPTLESDPEGLDFNSAGQDCFSSGHEFDSLYQELDLDSLNEDLLSQSMPDALTETSTGLCESHLTAEPEDLTEAEQKELKCELAKLEAEIVMLRQALAAKERRCVELKKKLALTAFGGLRQNLSKSWHDVQVSNAYVKQKTSAALSTMGSAICRKLGDMKKSVTFRSFEGLMGTIKSRVTGGRELGRDCLPSSAGSGDDLLPVSGSRDDPLPVSGSGNDPVLASRDDLLPFLEPE; encoded by the coding sequence ATGGATCCTTCCTGCCTAGAGTCCCACCCCACCCTAGAGTCTGACCCCGAGGGCCTAGACTTCAACTCTGCTGGCCAAGACTGTTTCTCTTCTGGTCACGAGTTCGACTCTCTCTACCAAGAACTGGACCTGGACTCTCTTAATGAAGATCTTCTTTCTCAGTCTATGCCAGACGCCTTGACAGAGACCTCTACAGGCCTTTGTGAATCCCACTTGACTGCCGAACCAGAGGATCTCACTGAGGCAGAGCAAAAGGAGCTCAAATGTGAGCTCGCTAAACTGGAGGCAGAAATTGTAATGCTACGCCAAGCGCTGGCAGCCAAAGAGAGACGCTGTGTGGAGCTCAAGAAGAAGTTGGCCCTTACGGCCTTCGGGGGGCTGAGGCAGAATCTGTCCAAGAGCTGGCACGACGTTCAGGTCTCCAACGCCTACGTGAAACAAAAGACGTCAGCTGCCCTGTCCACGATGGGCTCTGCCATCTGCAGGAAGCTTGGAGATATGAAGAAATCAGTCACATTCAGATCCTTTGAAGGTCTTATGGGGACAATCAAGTCCAGAGTCACAGGTGGCAGAGAGCTTGGCCGTGACTGTCTTCCTTCTTCAGCGGGGAGTGGGGATGATCTACTCCCAGTTTCTGGGAGTAGGGATGATCCGCTCCCGGTGTCAGGGAGTGGGAATGATCCAGTTCTGGCAAGTAGGGATGACCTACTTCCCTTTCTGGAGCCAGAATGA